A genomic stretch from Deltaproteobacteria bacterium includes:
- the arsC gene encoding arsenate reductase (glutaredoxin) (This arsenate reductase requires both glutathione and glutaredoxin to convert arsenate to arsenite, after which the efflux transporter formed by ArsA and ArsB can extrude the arsenite from the cell, providing resistance.), with protein MPVTIYHNPKCSTSRKTLDLLRSKGAAPVIRDYLKEPLTETELDSLLKLLGMEPREAIRTKEDEYTKLRLADPKKTRKELIAAMVRHPRLIQRPIVVNGKKAALGRPKPEDALKVL; from the coding sequence ATGCCGGTCACGATCTACCACAACCCCAAATGCTCCACGTCACGGAAAACGCTGGACCTGCTCCGGTCGAAAGGGGCTGCCCCCGTTATCCGTGACTACCTGAAGGAGCCGCTGACCGAAACCGAACTGGATAGCCTTTTGAAACTCCTTGGCATGGAGCCGCGCGAGGCCATTCGGACCAAGGAGGATGAGTACACGAAACTCCGGCTTGCCGATCCGAAGAAAACCCGCAAGGAACTCATCGCCGCGATGGTAAGGCACCCGCGCCTCATCCAGCGGCCGATCGTCGTGAACGGGAAGAAGGCGGCGCTGGGACGGCCGAAGCCGGAAGACGCGCTCAAGGTATTGTAG
- a CDS encoding methyltransferase domain-containing protein, which yields MKLSLLDIFACPACGHQELAAGPSPLPRNGRLIDGELRCSSCSRAYPVRDGVPDFVMNGRRRPSPSQRLMEMAPITRIYEEQWRPQLVRAVSPGLTFDEELRTVTRWLRLEPGDRLLDLACGPGLYTRPLAKLVAGDGAKGATGDVIGVDISGPMLKEAVKLAAADGIGNVIYIRADVQNLPFRKRAQFSHATCMAAFHLFPDPTAVTQAVGGLLKKGGAFCLLTTRTSRTPWIRAAERLSSRFSGLRFFDESELDGMFRASGLVPGERKQYGPVVLMIEARAQHARKPAA from the coding sequence ATGAAACTCTCTCTACTGGATATATTCGCCTGTCCCGCTTGTGGGCATCAGGAACTGGCTGCGGGTCCGTCGCCTCTCCCCCGGAACGGCCGCCTCATTGACGGAGAGCTTCGCTGCTCCAGTTGCAGCCGGGCCTATCCGGTACGGGATGGGGTGCCTGATTTCGTCATGAATGGCAGACGTCGTCCATCACCGTCGCAGCGGCTGATGGAGATGGCACCTATTACCCGGATTTATGAAGAACAGTGGCGTCCGCAACTGGTCCGGGCTGTATCGCCAGGGCTCACGTTCGACGAAGAGCTTCGCACTGTCACCCGCTGGCTCAGGCTGGAGCCGGGGGATCGTCTGCTGGATCTTGCCTGCGGGCCGGGACTGTATACCCGCCCGCTGGCCAAACTGGTGGCCGGGGACGGCGCCAAGGGCGCTACAGGTGACGTAATAGGTGTGGACATTTCCGGTCCCATGCTGAAGGAAGCCGTCAAGCTGGCAGCGGCCGATGGTATTGGAAACGTCATCTACATTCGTGCCGACGTCCAGAACCTGCCGTTCCGGAAGCGGGCCCAGTTCAGTCATGCGACCTGTATGGCGGCATTCCATCTTTTCCCTGATCCAACGGCCGTTACGCAGGCTGTGGGTGGTTTGCTGAAGAAAGGCGGCGCCTTCTGTCTGCTTACTACCCGGACTTCCAGAACACCGTGGATCCGTGCCGCTGAACGGCTATCCAGCAGGTTCTCCGGCCTCCGGTTCTTTGACGAGAGCGAACTGGACGGCATGTTCCGGGCGTCTGGGCTTGTCCCCGGTGAACGCAAGCAATACGGGCCGGTTGTGCTGATGATCGAGGCAAGGGCGCAACACGCAAGAAAGCCAGCAGCATAA
- a CDS encoding sulfurtransferase, translating into MASGWEITPAELKAWLEEKRPLFLCDVREVHEFDICRIPGSSLFPLSRFEDVAPDIPPGLPVVTICHHGVRSLNAAAFLKQQLGMKEVWSLAGGVERWAREIDPDMPRY; encoded by the coding sequence ATGGCCTCAGGATGGGAAATCACGCCAGCCGAGCTTAAGGCGTGGCTTGAGGAAAAGCGGCCACTATTCCTTTGCGACGTGCGCGAAGTGCATGAGTTCGATATCTGCCGGATACCTGGATCCAGCCTGTTCCCGCTTTCCCGGTTTGAAGATGTCGCGCCGGATATCCCGCCCGGCCTGCCGGTTGTTACCATATGCCATCATGGGGTGAGGTCGCTGAATGCGGCCGCTTTCCTGAAGCAGCAACTGGGCATGAAGGAAGTATGGTCTCTCGCTGGCGGTGTGGAACGATGGGCCCGGGAAATTGATCCCGATATGCCCCGGTACTGA
- a CDS encoding CHASE2 domain-containing protein, with protein sequence MADKGSGSSGRSVLRKWLGLSPAKLSFFVFLVLAAVYVLKVMHPVNTLHYLFQTQGLSFINQIESKAYDYRFLMTGTRPADPRIVIVTIDEKANKELGRWPWQRRVIGRGIENIMEDGAAVLGFDAVFAEPDPNDQTVKSVFHELVTRLEKTYFRDKILLPSDLDARMNRLLEQLPDETPRSQFEALMADLRRQQGLVEQSRIRLQKEIEEAANFGSDEAFAQIIEKYRDRIVLGYVMFKDKAEIGDLPMEQIVKGFELQYPSRVMNAIERGERTANDPYIAIPSAIGVLPNLEILSRKGAHFGYFNAEQDEDGIIRRHEVFLRHDEDVFTSLAVETTLTYLKRYSPEAAIAFEYDNYGNLISQVGIGPDQDDRYILIPTDDRGRLLINYYGGKGTYPHISFADAVSGNYPPGTFKDKIVLFGATSIGVYDLRTTPFEKALPGVEIHAAVINNLLNQDFKFAPNPVTYVQDLFIMLVIAILMAVIVPRLSAVSGALITVFVMAGVIWLNFYVFQRGVWLNLIFPLFSVVASYSAITIYRYATEEKEKRQIKSAFGYYLHPAMVTKLADDPGALKLGGEKKILTAFFSDIEGFSTFSEKMQPEELVSFLNVFLTEMTNIAYQYDATVDKYIGDAIVSFYGAPIPFEDHAVRACHSAIDMQVKLAELREEWVKQGLPQVRMRIGLNTGPMVIGNMGSQSRFNYTMMGDTVNLAARLESQCKAYGIYLMIGEETYNQAKDAIDCRFLDLLVVKGKTKPVKVYELFGKKGTTTGVLADIMPIWDEAMKRHMGRDFPGAIELFEKILSMNPKDGPAGVFLKRTKEYLVSPPPENWDGAYVAKSK encoded by the coding sequence ATGGCAGACAAGGGTAGCGGCAGCAGCGGCCGGAGTGTGTTGCGCAAGTGGCTGGGACTGTCTCCCGCCAAACTCTCATTTTTTGTCTTCTTGGTTCTGGCGGCGGTCTATGTGCTCAAGGTGATGCACCCCGTCAACACGCTTCACTATCTGTTCCAGACGCAGGGGCTTTCATTCATCAACCAGATTGAGAGCAAGGCATACGACTACCGGTTCCTCATGACCGGTACCCGTCCGGCCGATCCGCGTATCGTGATCGTGACGATCGACGAGAAGGCCAACAAGGAACTGGGACGGTGGCCCTGGCAGCGCCGGGTGATCGGCCGGGGCATCGAGAACATCATGGAGGATGGCGCGGCCGTGCTGGGGTTCGACGCCGTATTCGCCGAACCTGATCCCAATGACCAGACGGTCAAGTCGGTATTCCATGAGCTGGTGACACGGCTGGAAAAAACCTACTTCAGGGACAAGATCCTGCTCCCGTCCGACCTGGATGCCCGGATGAACCGGCTGCTGGAGCAACTCCCCGATGAGACGCCGCGCAGCCAGTTCGAGGCGCTGATGGCAGACCTCAGGCGCCAGCAGGGGCTGGTAGAACAATCCCGGATACGGCTCCAGAAGGAAATCGAGGAAGCAGCCAATTTTGGATCGGACGAGGCATTCGCCCAGATCATTGAGAAATACCGTGACCGGATTGTGCTCGGCTATGTCATGTTCAAGGACAAGGCCGAAATCGGCGATCTGCCGATGGAGCAGATCGTCAAGGGATTTGAGCTCCAGTACCCCAGCCGGGTGATGAATGCGATCGAACGGGGGGAACGCACCGCGAACGACCCCTATATCGCCATACCGTCCGCCATCGGTGTGCTTCCGAACCTGGAAATATTGTCACGCAAGGGTGCCCATTTCGGGTATTTCAATGCCGAACAGGATGAGGACGGAATCATTCGCCGTCATGAGGTATTCCTCCGGCACGACGAGGATGTGTTCACATCGCTGGCTGTAGAGACGACCCTGACCTATCTGAAACGATATAGTCCGGAGGCGGCGATCGCGTTTGAATATGACAACTACGGGAACCTGATCTCGCAGGTAGGGATCGGTCCCGATCAGGATGACCGGTATATCCTGATCCCAACCGATGATCGCGGCCGGCTTCTGATCAACTACTACGGCGGCAAAGGGACATATCCGCACATCAGCTTCGCCGACGCCGTATCGGGGAACTACCCGCCAGGAACCTTCAAGGACAAGATCGTCCTGTTCGGGGCGACATCTATCGGCGTGTACGATCTTAGGACAACGCCATTCGAGAAGGCGCTCCCAGGTGTCGAGATCCATGCGGCGGTGATCAACAACCTGCTGAACCAGGATTTCAAGTTCGCTCCGAATCCGGTCACCTACGTCCAGGACCTGTTCATCATGCTGGTGATCGCGATCCTGATGGCGGTGATTGTCCCGCGCCTGTCGGCGGTTTCGGGCGCCCTGATCACGGTGTTCGTCATGGCGGGGGTCATTTGGCTCAATTTCTATGTCTTCCAGCGCGGCGTGTGGCTCAACCTGATTTTCCCGCTGTTCTCGGTGGTGGCGAGCTACTCGGCCATTACGATTTACCGCTATGCCACGGAGGAGAAGGAGAAACGCCAGATCAAGAGCGCCTTTGGCTACTACCTGCACCCGGCGATGGTGACCAAGCTCGCCGACGATCCCGGTGCGCTGAAGCTCGGCGGGGAAAAGAAGATATTGACAGCGTTCTTCTCGGACATCGAGGGGTTCTCCACTTTTTCCGAGAAAATGCAGCCAGAAGAGCTGGTCAGTTTCCTGAACGTCTTTCTGACTGAAATGACCAATATCGCCTACCAGTATGACGCGACCGTGGACAAGTATATCGGCGATGCCATCGTGTCGTTCTACGGCGCCCCGATCCCGTTCGAGGATCACGCCGTCCGCGCCTGCCATTCCGCCATCGACATGCAGGTCAAGCTGGCGGAACTCCGCGAAGAATGGGTCAAGCAGGGGCTCCCTCAGGTCCGGATGCGGATCGGGCTCAATACCGGTCCGATGGTCATCGGTAACATGGGCAGCCAGTCGCGGTTTAACTACACGATGATGGGCGACACGGTGAACCTCGCCGCACGTCTTGAATCCCAGTGCAAGGCGTACGGGATTTATCTGATGATTGGCGAGGAGACCTATAATCAGGCCAAGGACGCTATTGATTGCAGGTTCCTCGATCTTCTTGTCGTCAAGGGGAAGACCAAGCCGGTGAAGGTTTACGAGCTGTTTGGGAAAAAGGGAACGACAACCGGAGTCCTGGCTGACATAATGCCAATCTGGGATGAGGCGATGAAGCGGCACATGGGGCGTGATTTCCCCGGCGCGATCGAGTTGTTTGAGAAGATTCTCTCCATGAACCCCAAGGATGGGCCTGCTGGCGTTTTCCTGAAGCGTACGAAGGAATATCTCGTTTCCCCGCCGCCCGAGAACTGGGACGGCGCCTACGTGGCGAAGTCGAAATAG
- a CDS encoding uracil-DNA glycosylase yields the protein MDKLREPETSTESGATTRGETLEDIQTDLGDCQRCKLAGTRTKIAFGEGNPRARLMFIGEGPGKDEDLQGRPFVGKAGQLLTKMIEAMGLKREDVYIANIVKCRPTVDLRFQKDRPPEPDETAACSPFLLRQIRAIGPEVIVTLGAPSTRFVLNTAEGITKIRGRWHKFDGGIKVMPTFHPAYLLRDPNQKKFAWEDLKAVMRELGLKAPQ from the coding sequence ATGGACAAGTTGCGCGAGCCGGAGACATCTACTGAATCGGGAGCAACTACCAGAGGAGAAACCCTGGAGGATATCCAGACTGACCTGGGTGATTGCCAGCGGTGCAAGCTTGCCGGGACACGGACAAAGATAGCATTCGGCGAGGGCAACCCTCGCGCCCGGCTCATGTTCATCGGTGAAGGTCCGGGCAAGGACGAAGACCTGCAAGGGCGCCCCTTTGTTGGCAAGGCGGGTCAGCTCCTGACCAAAATGATCGAGGCGATGGGGTTAAAACGCGAAGATGTCTATATTGCCAATATCGTCAAATGCCGTCCGACGGTCGATCTCAGGTTCCAGAAGGACCGGCCCCCAGAGCCCGATGAAACGGCGGCCTGTTCCCCCTTCCTCTTGAGGCAGATACGGGCCATCGGTCCCGAGGTGATTGTCACCCTGGGGGCGCCGTCCACCCGGTTCGTGCTCAATACAGCAGAAGGTATTACCAAGATCCGGGGCCGGTGGCACAAGTTCGACGGGGGTATTAAAGTGATGCCCACATTTCATCCCGCCTACCTGCTCAGGGATCCGAACCAGAAGAAGTTCGCGTGGGAGGATCTGAAGGCAGTCATGCGGGAACTGGGGCTCAAGGCGCCACAATAG
- the coaBC gene encoding bifunctional phosphopantothenoylcysteine decarboxylase/phosphopantothenate--cysteine ligase CoaBC — MKSKPASPAAAITGDPALRGKRILLAVGGGIAAYKAVEIMRLIQKAGASVQVMMTRSAQEFVRPLTFQTLSGNPVASDLFDLTEESQIGHIRLARDSDLILVAPATANRIARAAWGFADDLLSTVLAAATVPVVMAPAMNVEMWNHLATQANCRTLESRGIILVSPGSGDLACGETGTGRLAEPDAIVEAVASSLTAKPLKGVRVLVTAGPTREAIDPVRFLSNRSSGKMGYAMAQMAARHGAEVTLVSGPVAIPPPAGVKLVQTTTAAEMHEAVMAGFLSADIVVKAAAVSDYRPAEPARRKLKRREKEMPVIDLEPTTDILKAIGAAKRDQYLVGFAAETHDLADYARAKLREKNLDLLVANDVSRSDAGFDTDTNAVTLFSPDGKVEELPFGSKLEVAAGIWQRILRHYQKPASRQQAKPDAPARSKPPVSRRPVSGRRRNRS, encoded by the coding sequence ATGAAATCCAAGCCAGCTTCCCCGGCCGCTGCCATTACCGGTGATCCCGCACTCCGGGGGAAGAGGATACTGCTCGCCGTGGGGGGCGGTATTGCCGCCTACAAGGCGGTCGAAATCATGCGGCTTATCCAGAAGGCTGGTGCATCGGTGCAGGTAATGATGACACGCAGCGCCCAGGAATTCGTCCGTCCACTCACATTCCAAACGTTGTCGGGAAATCCCGTTGCCAGCGACCTCTTTGATCTCACCGAGGAAAGCCAGATAGGCCACATACGGCTGGCCCGGGATTCGGATCTCATTCTGGTTGCTCCGGCCACGGCCAACCGCATTGCACGGGCGGCCTGGGGATTTGCCGACGATCTGCTTTCAACAGTTCTGGCTGCAGCTACGGTGCCGGTGGTCATGGCCCCGGCCATGAACGTCGAGATGTGGAACCATCTGGCGACCCAGGCCAACTGCCGGACACTGGAAAGCCGGGGTATTATCCTGGTTTCGCCGGGGAGCGGCGACCTCGCTTGCGGCGAAACTGGCACCGGCCGGCTTGCCGAGCCGGACGCAATTGTCGAAGCGGTTGCTTCATCGCTGACCGCCAAGCCCCTGAAGGGCGTACGTGTGCTGGTGACGGCCGGGCCGACTCGTGAGGCCATTGACCCGGTCCGGTTCCTGTCGAACCGGTCATCGGGGAAGATGGGCTACGCGATGGCGCAGATGGCGGCGCGCCATGGTGCCGAGGTGACGCTGGTCAGCGGGCCGGTCGCAATACCCCCTCCTGCTGGCGTGAAACTGGTCCAGACCACCACGGCCGCCGAGATGCACGAGGCGGTCATGGCCGGTTTTCTTTCCGCTGACATCGTGGTCAAGGCAGCGGCGGTGTCCGACTACCGTCCGGCAGAACCTGCCAGGCGCAAGCTCAAACGACGCGAGAAGGAAATGCCGGTTATCGATCTGGAGCCGACAACTGACATCCTCAAGGCTATCGGTGCGGCGAAAAGGGACCAGTACCTGGTCGGTTTTGCGGCCGAAACACACGACCTTGCTGACTATGCCCGCGCCAAGCTCAGGGAGAAGAACCTGGACCTGTTGGTGGCGAACGATGTTTCCCGTTCCGATGCGGGTTTTGATACAGACACCAATGCAGTCACGTTGTTCAGCCCTGATGGGAAGGTGGAAGAACTTCCATTCGGCTCCAAGCTGGAAGTGGCAGCAGGGATATGGCAGCGCATCCTGCGCCACTATCAGAAGCCTGCTTCCCGGCAGCAGGCGAAGCCGGATGCTCCTGCCCGGAGCAAGCCTCCGGTTTCGCGGCGACCGGTGTCCGGCCGGCGCCGGAATAGGAGCTGA
- a CDS encoding NUDIX hydrolase, whose protein sequence is MPESIPFASTVVLLRPGMDVFLMKRHGKSGFMGGVHVFPGGKVDEDDRAADWTEVIGAAAVSPLTTKVPGLTETDARALIVASIRETLEEAGVILGGPAPTGLEAVQQKLNASEMRFLDWVRETNVRLDTDRLAFFDHWITPPIEKKRFDTFFFAAAIPEGQTATSVSRETTEGVWMQPAEAVDRYRAGEITLAPPTCTTLLRLSRFRDPGEAIESLRRRPVATMLPKVSQENGQMILMLPGHPGYGPHEGELDPEGPSCVRMNGGKWFPETR, encoded by the coding sequence ATGCCTGAATCCATACCGTTTGCATCCACAGTGGTTCTCCTGAGACCGGGAATGGATGTGTTCCTGATGAAGCGGCACGGCAAAAGCGGCTTCATGGGCGGGGTGCATGTATTTCCGGGCGGCAAGGTGGATGAGGATGACCGCGCTGCGGACTGGACTGAAGTCATCGGGGCGGCAGCCGTCAGCCCGCTCACCACAAAAGTTCCCGGCCTCACTGAAACCGACGCACGGGCACTCATTGTCGCCTCCATACGGGAAACCCTGGAGGAAGCGGGAGTGATTCTGGGCGGACCGGCTCCGACGGGACTGGAGGCAGTCCAGCAGAAACTGAACGCCAGCGAAATGCGGTTCCTGGACTGGGTACGCGAGACAAATGTCCGCCTCGACACTGATCGACTGGCCTTTTTCGACCACTGGATCACACCACCCATTGAAAAAAAACGGTTCGATACATTCTTCTTCGCCGCTGCCATCCCTGAAGGCCAGACGGCGACATCGGTCAGCCGGGAAACCACCGAAGGAGTCTGGATGCAGCCAGCCGAGGCCGTGGACCGCTATCGCGCCGGAGAGATCACGCTGGCACCCCCCACCTGCACGACACTGCTGAGACTCTCCAGGTTCCGTGACCCCGGCGAGGCCATTGAAAGCCTCCGCCGCCGCCCCGTCGCCACCATGCTCCCCAAGGTATCGCAGGAAAATGGCCAGATGATTCTCATGCTGCCGGGCCACCCCGGCTATGGCCCACATGAAGGCGAACTGGATCCCGAAGGGCCATCCTGCGTCCGCATGAACGGCGGGAAGTGGTTCCCGGAAACCCGATGA
- a CDS encoding SPASM domain-containing protein gives MNELLIVTAGFGLVLLILGTALFIISRVGRFETRMHDRFDQVHQQVRESLNHTGSSVAAETGTRPDEPGAFLRPHLAKMMERLDQLEQKLDETAGWQTRAGSIGVSAESRLAAPEQNRRRLREEFEAGITRVTSYPEEMTLALTTRCNINPPCGICERNKRTQNDEFDMSPNVLVNLVPVFRHLDILYLHCGGEPTYARYFDDVLGLVDPPTKVRFNTHGITLDEPLARRLIEGRRVDCINVSLDAARAETHAKLRGPGFAKIVENIGNLQQLKKSMGRKYPTLIVNMCITREALPELPEFIDLAARLGVDGVDLFHMNPGPTFDWTASRVMPGGGEYVFDYAAQLKIDPVEHDRLLTEAYRRAKLYSLPVNFVGQGFLSKQLTDEQKVISAHMNERHQHPEKCMVPWSRAVVAEDGQVRMCYYHDELSEYIGDLSRDPFETVWNSPKAIQVRQQMLDRVFADPCLTAPTVCIFRGRV, from the coding sequence ATGAACGAGTTGCTGATCGTTACTGCCGGTTTCGGACTGGTGCTCCTGATCCTGGGGACCGCGCTGTTCATCATTTCACGCGTGGGGCGGTTTGAAACCCGGATGCACGACCGGTTCGATCAGGTCCATCAGCAGGTTAGGGAATCCCTGAATCATACTGGTAGTTCAGTGGCGGCGGAAACCGGCACACGACCAGACGAACCGGGTGCCTTCCTGCGGCCACATCTGGCCAAGATGATGGAACGTTTGGACCAGCTGGAGCAGAAGCTGGATGAAACTGCCGGTTGGCAGACCCGTGCTGGCAGCATCGGGGTGAGCGCAGAATCCCGCCTGGCCGCTCCTGAACAGAACCGGCGCCGGTTGCGGGAAGAGTTCGAGGCTGGCATCACGCGTGTCACCTCGTATCCGGAAGAAATGACGCTGGCGCTTACCACCCGCTGCAACATCAATCCCCCATGCGGCATCTGCGAGCGGAACAAGCGAACTCAAAACGATGAATTCGACATGAGTCCGAACGTGCTGGTGAATCTCGTGCCGGTCTTCCGGCACCTGGACATCCTGTACCTTCATTGTGGGGGCGAGCCGACTTATGCGCGCTACTTTGATGACGTGCTAGGGCTGGTAGATCCTCCCACGAAAGTCCGGTTCAATACTCATGGCATCACGCTGGACGAACCACTGGCCCGGCGCCTCATCGAAGGCCGCCGTGTGGACTGCATCAATGTCAGTCTCGATGCTGCCCGCGCCGAAACACATGCGAAACTCCGGGGGCCCGGGTTCGCCAAGATTGTCGAAAACATAGGGAATCTTCAGCAGCTGAAGAAAAGCATGGGACGGAAGTATCCGACCCTCATAGTCAACATGTGTATTACGCGCGAGGCATTGCCTGAACTGCCCGAGTTTATTGATCTGGCCGCCCGGCTGGGTGTGGACGGTGTCGACCTGTTTCACATGAACCCCGGCCCCACCTTCGATTGGACTGCCAGCCGGGTGATGCCGGGCGGCGGCGAATATGTATTCGATTATGCAGCCCAGCTGAAAATTGATCCTGTCGAACATGATCGTTTGCTGACTGAGGCCTATCGCCGGGCCAAGCTTTACTCGCTGCCTGTCAATTTCGTGGGGCAGGGGTTTCTCTCAAAGCAGTTGACTGATGAACAGAAGGTAATCTCCGCCCATATGAACGAGCGCCACCAGCACCCGGAGAAATGCATGGTTCCGTGGTCCAGAGCGGTGGTGGCCGAGGATGGGCAGGTTCGTATGTGTTACTACCATGACGAACTGAGCGAATATATCGGGGACCTCTCGCGTGATCCATTCGAGACGGTGTGGAATTCACCAAAAGCGATCCAGGTCCGCCAGCAGATGCTGGACCGGGTATTTGCTGACCCGTGTCTCACTGCGCCGACTGTGTGTATTTTCCGGGGGCGCGTATGA
- a CDS encoding cytochrome c, with protein sequence MPLTQESLDAGKKTYQLACMACHSATGAPGPTIAMRPTAPHFNRPEWSRSRSDTELYLTIQMGRPMKGMPSWKHLRPRETWSIIHFIRSLSGTAEEFAQAAEKAANATSQDSPEGASTP encoded by the coding sequence GTGCCCCTTACGCAGGAAAGCCTCGATGCCGGGAAGAAAACGTATCAGCTTGCGTGCATGGCCTGCCACAGCGCCACTGGAGCACCTGGCCCGACGATCGCCATGCGGCCGACGGCTCCACACTTCAACCGGCCGGAGTGGAGCCGATCGAGATCCGACACGGAACTTTATCTCACGATCCAGATGGGCCGTCCCATGAAGGGGATGCCCTCTTGGAAGCATTTGCGGCCCCGGGAGACATGGTCGATCATCCACTTTATCCGCTCGTTGAGCGGCACGGCGGAGGAGTTCGCCCAGGCAGCGGAAAAGGCCGCGAATGCTACTAGCCAGGACAGTCCCGAAGGCGCTTCGACCCCCTGA
- a CDS encoding long-chain fatty acid--CoA ligase, translating into MSGTLTELIIERHSKSGEQPAIRFWNGKEWISLTWSEFIWRVAEIGLGLEVTGLKRGEVVNILAATGFDWAAIDLGTLVAGGVSVGLYPTLTPEQVRYQLDHSDSVCLFVENQALYDRIRPILRELTKLRYIIAINPVTDPAESRLMPLEAVLSKGANMNARDSTTWMHRANQASPDDLAVLVYTSGTTGPPKGAMLTHRNIRAFVDRIPEMLPIKGTDHTVAFLPMAHVAERVVGHYGRLNTGASVTFARSPETLVEDIGLAKPDFFGSVPRIFEKIHGKFVEGLERMPPEKRRLAEWAVDMGRQHSRVIQRRGKPGLWLSIRHRVAKALVLGKLKDKLGGRVRFLISGAAPISYDLLEFFHAFDLLPLEVYGLTESSAICTANTPDAYRFGSVGKAIPGIEIQIAPDGEILIKGDLVFKGYFKEPGATAETFRDGWLCTGDIGELDSDGFLKITDRKKNIIITAGGKNIAPAGIENLLKSHPLVGQALYHGDRRKFPSALIVLDPEAAPAWAKSRNLPPTLAELARHPDLLAEIGTHVEKVNQSLAQYEQVKKWMVVPEEFTVDNGLLTSTLKVRRKEVETRYREVLDGFYQGEH; encoded by the coding sequence ATGTCCGGAACCCTTACGGAACTGATCATCGAACGGCACTCGAAGTCGGGCGAGCAGCCCGCCATTCGTTTCTGGAACGGCAAGGAATGGATCTCTCTTACCTGGTCGGAATTTATCTGGCGGGTGGCAGAGATCGGTCTCGGCCTTGAGGTGACAGGTCTCAAGCGCGGCGAAGTAGTGAATATCCTCGCGGCCACCGGCTTCGACTGGGCAGCCATTGATCTGGGAACGCTGGTCGCCGGAGGAGTTAGTGTCGGCCTGTATCCGACCCTCACTCCTGAACAGGTACGCTATCAGCTCGATCATTCGGATTCCGTCTGCCTGTTTGTCGAAAACCAGGCACTCTATGACCGGATCAGGCCCATCCTCAGGGAGCTTACCAAGCTCCGTTACATCATCGCCATCAATCCTGTCACCGATCCTGCCGAATCCCGGCTCATGCCGCTGGAAGCGGTGCTCAGCAAGGGCGCGAACATGAATGCCCGGGACTCAACAACCTGGATGCACCGGGCCAACCAGGCATCACCCGACGATCTGGCTGTCCTGGTCTACACGTCAGGAACCACCGGCCCGCCCAAGGGGGCGATGCTCACGCACCGGAATATCCGGGCCTTCGTGGACCGGATTCCCGAAATGCTGCCAATCAAGGGAACCGATCACACAGTCGCTTTCCTGCCAATGGCACATGTGGCCGAACGCGTAGTGGGCCACTACGGCCGGCTGAATACCGGGGCATCGGTCACCTTTGCCCGTTCGCCGGAGACACTGGTGGAAGATATCGGCCTCGCCAAACCGGACTTCTTTGGATCAGTCCCGCGCATATTCGAGAAAATCCATGGGAAATTTGTCGAGGGACTGGAACGGATGCCACCGGAAAAACGGCGGCTTGCCGAATGGGCCGTGGATATGGGCCGCCAGCACAGTCGCGTTATCCAGCGGCGGGGAAAGCCGGGCTTGTGGCTCTCGATCCGTCACCGGGTCGCCAAGGCTCTCGTTCTCGGCAAGCTCAAGGACAAGCTGGGCGGCCGGGTCCGGTTCCTGATCTCAGGAGCCGCTCCCATCAGTTACGACCTGCTCGAGTTTTTTCATGCTTTCGACCTCTTGCCACTGGAGGTTTATGGACTGACCGAATCGTCGGCCATTTGCACCGCCAATACTCCGGATGCCTACCGGTTTGGATCCGTTGGGAAGGCCATACCAGGCATCGAAATACAGATTGCCCCGGACGGTGAAATCCTCATCAAGGGCGATCTGGTATTCAAAGGATATTTCAAGGAGCCCGGAGCGACAGCCGAAACGTTTCGTGACGGATGGCTCTGCACGGGCGACATCGGTGAGCTGGATTCAGATGGTTTTCTGAAGATCACCGATCGCAAGAAAAACATCATCATTACCGCTGGCGGCAAGAACATAGCCCCGGCGGGCATCGAGAACCTTCTGAAATCCCATCCGCTGGTGGGACAGGCCCTCTACCACGGCGACCGGCGCAAGTTCCCGAGTGCGCTTATCGTCCTGGACCCGGAAGCTGCTCCGGCCTGGGCGAAATCCCGGAACCTGCCTCCCACTCTAGCCGAACTTGCCCGCCACCCCGATCTGCTGGCCGAAATCGGCACACACGTCGAAAAGGTGAACCAGTCGCTTGCCCAGTACGAACAGGTCAAAAAATGGATGGTTGTCCCCGAAGAGTTTACCGTTGACAACGGCCTGCTTACCTCGACCCTCAAGGTCAGGCGCAAGGAAGTGGAAACCCGGTACCGGGAAGTGCTGGACGGCTTCTATCAGGGCGAACACTGA